The Pseudomonas bijieensis DNA window GACTACTGCCACATTGGCCATGGTCGCAGCATGGTCGCTTTCGACCTGGTGACCCGCTGGTTGCGTTTCAGCGGTTATGACCTGACCTACGTGCGCAACATCACCGACATCGAAGACAAGATCATCAACCGTGCCCGGGAAAACGGCGAGCCTTACGATGCGCTGACCGAGCGCATGATCGAGGCCATGCACGAGGATGAGGCGCGCCTCAATATCCTCAAGCCGGATCTGGAACCACGGGCAACTGATCACATTCCTGGCATGCTGAGCATGATCCAGACCTTGATCGACAAGGGCTATGCCTACGCACCGGGCAATGGCGACGTGTACTACCGCGTCGCCAAGTTCATGGGCTACGGCAAGCTGTCGCGCAAGAAGATCGAAGACCTGCGCATCGGTGCGCGCATCGAAGTCGACGAGTCGAAACAGGATCCGCTGGACTTCGTGCTGTGGAAGGCTGCCAAGCCGGGTGAGCCGAGCTGGGAGTCGCCGTGGGGCGCCGGGCGTCCGGGCTGGCACATCGAATGCTCGGTGATGTCCACCTGCTGCCTGGGTGAGACTTTCGACATTCATGGCGGCGGCAGCGACCTGGAATTCCCGCACCACGAAAACGAAATCGCCCAGAGCGAAGCGGCCACCGGCAAGACCTACGCCAACGCGTGGATGCATTGCGGCATGATCCGGATCAACGGCGAGAAGATGTCCAAGTCCTTGAACAACTTCTTCACCATTCGTGACGTGCTGGAAAAGTACCACCCGGAAGTCATTCGTTACCTGCTGGTGTCGAGCCACTATCGCAGCGCCATCAACTACTCGGAAGACAACCTCAAGGACGCCAAGGGCGCCCTGGAGCGTTTCTACCACGCGTTGAAGGGCATGCCGAATGTGCCGGCGGCCGGCGGCGAAGCGTTCGTTGCACGCTTTACCGAGGTGATGAACGACGACTTCGGCACGCCGGAAGCCTGCGCGGTGCTGTTCGAGATGGTGCGTGAGATCAACCGCCTGCGTGAGAGCGATCTCAATGCAGCGGCCGGTCTGGCGGCACGCCTGAAAGAACTGGCCAGCGTGCTGGGTGTGTTGCAACTCGAAGCCGATGATTTCCTGCAGGCTGGTGCCGAAGGTCGCGTGGACGCCGTCGAGGTCGAGGCATTGATCCAGGCGCGCCTGACCGCCCGGGCCAACAAGGACTGGGCTGAATCCGACCGCATCCGCGACCAGCTCACCGCCATGGGCGTGGTGCTGGAAGATGGCAAGGGCGGGACGACCTGGCGATTGGCGGACTGAAGTCTTACGCAATACCACTGTGGGAGCGAGCCTGCTCGCGATAGCGGAGTGTCAGGCAACATTTTTGTCGACTGATACACCGCCATCGCGAGCAAGCTCGCTCCCACATTGGATCTGTTGCAGTTTCCAATTTTTTGCCCGCCGCCAATCCCTGTGGGAGCCGAGCTTGCTCGCGATGACGGCGGTACATTCAGCATCATTGCAAACGGATACACCGCTATCGCGAGCAGGCTCGCTCCCACAGTTTTTTGCATGCCTACCCTGGCAATCATGGTTTTATGAGCTAGTACTGTCAGGTCGATTCGACGTTCTCTGACAGGGCTCTTCCATGTTGACTCATTGGTCTTTGGCGGCCATTCATCTTCTGGCGTTCGCCCTCGGGCTCTGGGCAGTGCTGACGCGCGGCACGGCGCTGCGACGCCTGGCGGGCGGTGTGGATGCGGTTCGCAATGTGTTGATTGCGGATAACGTATGGGGTGTGTCGGCGCTGGTGTTGTTGGTGACCGGTGGGATGCGGGCGTTCGGTGGGTACGAAAAAGGTACGGATTATTACCTGCACCAGCCGCTGTTCCACCTGAAGATGACCTTGCTCCTGCTGATCCTGTTGCTTGAGATCGCGCCGATGATCGCCCTGATCAAATGGCGGATGGCACGGGGCAAAGGGGCGGCGATTGACTCTTCGAAAGCCGGTCGGTTGGCACGGATCAGCCATATCGAAGCCTTGCTGCTGATCTTGATGGTGGTTGCCGCCACTGGAATGGCGCGCGGCGTGAGCATGGGCTGACGGGCCGCGAACGCCCGCTTCGTCATCATTAAAACGAAACGTCTGACAGCCATGCCAAGAGCCATGCCATTAGTATCGATTCACGAGTGGGACGAAAGAAGGCGAGGGGGCAGGGTAAGGCGCGGTCGATCGGAATCTTTAGCCAGCCATTGCGGCGATGCAAACGGGCTGGCTGCGGACTGCTGCAATGTTCAGGGGGTTTGCGGCTTGTCGGGGGCGGTGAGGCCGGCCTGAATACGCTGATAGATTTCTTCGCGATGCACCGCAACGTTTTTCGGGGCGTTGATGCCGATCCGGACTTGTTGGCCACTAACGCCCAGAATGGTGATCGTGATGTCGTCACCAATGTTTATGCTTTCACCGACTTTGCGGGTGAGTATCAGCATGGTGTTCTCCTTGATTGCTTTATAGGGCACCTGATTCAGACAGTGCAGATGTCGGTACTGCTTATAGATTAGTGCTAAGTGTCACAATGTGGGTGCCTCTTTCTGACGTGCAGATGCAGCATTAATTCCCAGGGTGCGACTATACAGAGACGCCGGGCAGGATTCTCGTGTTTTGAGCACTGTTTGCGGCGATCTTGATGGGCACGGGTGCTAAAATCCGTGCCTCATGTCTTCCGGGGGAAACGTTGTGCGCAAATTGGCTTGGGTAATCGCGGTGTTGGTGCTGGCAGGGTGCGGTGAAGGGCGTGACATCGAAGCAGCGAAGCCGAAACCCGCCGCGACCTCTGCACCGGCCGCCGCTGCCGCGCCGCAGTGGGCCGTCGAGGTTCGTGGCGAGACGCCTCAGGCAGTCAGCGACCTGACCGGTTGGCTCATCGAACACAGCTTCATGTCGAACGTAGTGCGCGAGGGCGGCAAGGAGCGGGTCCTGGTCGGTCCTTTCAGCTCCAAGGCCGAGGCCGAAGCCAAGCAGGAGCAAAGTGACTGCCGCCCTGGTCCGGGCGAAAAAGCGCAACATCGAGACGTTGGTGGTGGATTATCCGGCCACTCAATAACCGGACAGAACAAAACCTGTGGGAGCGAGCCTGCTCGCGATAGCGGTGTATCAGTCGACAAACTGTTGTCTGTCACTCCGCTATCGCGAGCAGGCTCGCTCCCCACAGTTGATTTGTGCTGTTCAAGAATGCGAGGTCAGCCGCAGGCCTTCAAATTTACCGGCCCCACGAACTCATTTCCACGCCCCATGACGCACGCCACGCTCTGGTTGCGCTGACGCTCCCAGCTTTCGACCGGGTAGGTCTTGTCCCAGGCTTCGTACAGGCGCCGATCCTGTTTCGAGAGGCGCAGGCCATATTGCTTGCTCATGTAGAAATAGGTCCGGGCGATCATTCCCCGGATAGAAGGGCGGGGCATGACCTTCTTGGCCTTGAAATCCACCTGGGTCAGGCATGAACCGTATTGCCCCTTCTGCACCGGCAACCAGCCGAAACTGAAATTGCTGCGATCGCCATTCACTTCCCCGATGCTCGGCACCAGGTTGTGCAGGTCGGCCTCGGCCCGTTGATAGACCGGGTCGTAACGGGTGCAGTTTTTACGCCCGCCTTGTTGCCAGCATTGGCGCTGATGGCCGATCTGCCACGCCGGGACAATATGTTCCCACTCGATGCGGGCGGCGCGGCTGGCGTTCTTGCGCGGCACGTAACCGCAGGCGGCCAGGTTCACGCGATTGCCGGTGTATTTGCAGCCACAGTAGAACTCGGTGGATTGCGGCGCGTAGAGTTTCCAGGCGACTTTCTTGGCTTCGTTGAAGGTGCGCGGCGCACCGGCCTGGGCGCCCATGGTGATGAACACAAGCAAAAAAGCTAAACAGCGAACACTCATCAGGCTCAATCTTCCTTCGGCACGACCCAGAAAACCTGCACGCCACCGTCGTCGCGATAGGCGAGGGTCACGTTGTCGTTCTCGTCGATTTCTTCCAGGAGGCGCTCCCATTCATCCACCGGCTCGTCGGGAAGCCGGAAGATCAGCGCGGCCTTGGCTTTTTGCGCGGTGGGGGAATTGATGATTTTCGAGACCCGCAGGCCGAGTCGCGTATAGGAATCTAAGGGGGTAGTTGCAGCGGAGGGCGTGGCCACAGGATTATCCTTATTAAGCTGTACGTGCATACAGTATTTAACTGTAGGTATTTACGCAACTGCTTAAAATTCAAGAAGATCGTCTGACAGCGCTTTTTTCGTTTTGGTGTAAGAGGAGGAAGTTTTTTATTGGCTGGCGTAAACGGCTGGGCCAAACGCTCTGGCTTGTGACAGATTTGCGTGGGCGCTAAAGAAAGTGCTTTGGCGGGCGATGTCTTTCGTAGGAATCTCATCTTATGGAGTTTTGATATGGCGTTTTCTGTCGGCTTTCCCAATGCGGCGGCCGTGACTATCGGTGGCCAATCCGCTGCTACCCTGAAGGCCCTGAGCGAGGCCGAGACCGAGGCTGCCGATGAGGCCCTTGGTACAACGCGCGCGTCGGGCAAGGTCCGCGTGGACATGGGGGCGGGCGCTGAGGCAACCGATCAGACGCAGGAGAGCGGCAGTACCCAGAGCATTGCCGTTCAGATATTGCTCAAGCGGATGCAAGAGCTTCAGGAGCAGCTCAGGGAGCAGCAACAGCAATTGGCCGCTGCGCAGACACGGAATTATCCGAAACCGGAAGACAAGACCGCGGCGGTCATGGCGGTTCAAGGGCAGATTGCCGACACCAGTGGCGCATTGTTGGAGGTCACCGGTCGCCTGGTCACGGAGCTGGCGAAGGGCGGCAGTTCGGGGGCAATGGTCAATACTACGGCCTGACGCTTCGCCATTGCGGATGCAACCGCAGCGTTGACAAATCCACGAAGCCTTACCATAGTTCACTTCACGCAAACGTTTGCGCGGCGTTCCGTGCATTGATTTGCTCACAATAATCATAAGATCGGAGTGAACCCATGAAGTTGCCATTCGCTGGACGCCTTCTCGCTGTTGCCATGCTCGCGGCCGCATCCGCTGCTCTGCCTCTCTCCTCGGCATTCGCCCAGACCGCTGAAAAACCCAAGGTCGCCCTGGTCATGAAGTCCCTGGCCAACGAATTCTTCCTGACCATGGAAGACGGCGCCAAGGCTTATCAGAAGGAACACTCCGCCGATTTCGACCTGATCTCCAACGGGATCAAGGACGAAACCGACACCGCCAACCAGATCCGTATCGTTGAGCAAATGATCGTGTCCAAGGTCGATGCCCTGATCATCGCGCCTGCGGACTCCAAGGCCATGGTGCCGGTGATCAAGAAAGCCGTCGACGCAGGCATCACGGTGATCAACATCGATAACCAGCTCGATCCGACCGTGGTCAAGAGCAAGAACATCAACGTGCCGTTCGTAGGCCCGGACAACCGCAAGGGCGCACGTCTGGTCGGTGAGTACCTGGCCAAGGAGCTCAAGGCCGGTGACGAGGTCGGCATCATCGAAGGTGTGTCCACCACTACCAACGCCCAGGCGCGTACCGCGGGCTTCAAGGATGCGATGGAGGCGGCGCAGATCAAGGTCGTCTCCCTGCAATCCGGCGACTGGGAAATCAACAAAGGCAACCAGGTTGCCGCGTCGATGCTCAGCGAATACCCGAACATCAAGGCACTGCTGGCTGGTAACGACAGCATGGCGGTCGGCGCGGTATCGGCCGTGCGCGCGGCGGGCAAGGCGGGCAAGGTGCAAGTGGTCGGCTACGACAACATCAATGCCATCAAGCCGATGCTCAAGGACGGTCGTGTCCTGGCGACTGCCGACCAGTTCGCCGCCAAGCAGGCTGTCTTCGGTATCGAGACGGCGCTGAAGATCCTCAAGGGTGAAAAAGTCGACAGCGGTACCAACGGCGTTATCGAAACTCCGGTCGAGCTGGTGACCAAGTAGTTATCCTGGCGACACAACGGTGCTCGCCCATCCGGGCGAGCGCATGGAGAGTTTTGTTATGTCCGTTTGCGACCCGAACGCTGTCCTTTCTGTCAGCGGCATCGGCAAGACCTATGCCCAACCGGTACTGACTGGCATCGACCTGACGTTGATGCGCGGTGAAGTGCTGGCACTGACCGGCGAAAATGGTGCCGGTAAAAGCACCTTGTCCAAGATCATCGGCGGGCTGGTGACGCCGACGACCGGACACATGCAATTTCAAGGTCAGGATTATCGTCCCGGCAGCCGTACCCAGGCTGAAGAGCTGGGCGTGCGCATGGTGATGCAGGAACTCAACCTGTTGCCGACCCTTTCCGTGGCCGAGAACCTGTTTCTCGACAACTTGCCCAGCGTCGGTGGCTGGATCAGCCGCAAGCAATTGCGCAAGGCGGCCATCGAGGCCATGGCCCAGGTGGGGCTCGATGCCATCGATCCCAACACGTTGGTCGGCGAGCTGGGGATCGGTCATCAGCAGATGGTCGAGATCGCTCGCAATCTGATCGGCGATTGCCATGTGCTGATTCTCGATGAGCCGACCGCCATGTTGACGGCCCGGGAAGTCGAGATGCTCTTCGAACAGATCACTCGCTTGCAGGCTCGCGGCGTGTCGATCATCTACATTTCCCATCGCCTCGAAGAACTGGCGCGGGTCGCCCAGCGCATTGCTGTATTGCGTGATGGCAACCTGGTCTGCGTCGAGCCGATGGCCAACTACGACAGCGAGCAACTGGTGACCCTGATGGTTGGCCGGGAGCTGGGTGAGCATATTGACCTTGGCCCGCGCCAGATCGGCGCGCCAGCGCTGACCGTCAAAGGCCTGACCCGTGCCGACAAAGTCCGCGACGTGTCCTTCGAAGTGCGCAGTGGCGAGATCTTCGGCATCTCCGGCCTGATCGGGGCAGGGCGGACCGAACTGTTGCGGCTGATCTTCGGTGCCGATACCGCCGACAGCGGCACGGTGGCGCTGGGCTCGCCGGCCCAGGTGGTGAGCATTCGCTCCCCGTCCGATGCGGTGGCCCATGGCATTGCGCTGATAACCGAAGACCGCAAGGGGGAAGGCCTGCTGTTGACTCAATCCATCGCCGCCAACATTGCCCTGGGCAACATGCCGGAGATTTCCAGCGCCGGCCTGGTCAATGGCAGCGCCGAACTGGCCTTGGCGCAGCGGCAGGTCAATGCCATGCGCATCCGCAGTTCCAGCCCGACCCAGTTGGTGTCCGAGCTGTCGGGCGGCAACCAGCAGAAAGTCGTGATCGGTCGCTGGCTCGAGCGCGACTGCGCGGTCATGCTGTTCGACGAGCCGACCCGGGGCATCGACGTCGGCGCCAAATTCGACATTTATGCGTTGCTCGGCGAGTTGACTCGCCAGGGCAAGGCGTTGGTCGTGGTGTCCAGCGACCTGCGGGAGCTGATGTTGATCTGTGACCGGATCGGCGTGTTGTCCGCCGGGCGCCTGATCGACACCTTCGAGCGCGACAGCTGGACCCAGGATGACTTGCTTGCCGCCGCATTCGCCGGCTACCAGAAACGTGATGCGTTGCTCAACGAAGCAGCGCCTAGGGATCTTTCATGAAAACCGCATCTGCCGTCGGCAAATCGAGTGGCAATTTCTATGGCCTGGGGACGTACCTGGGCCTGGCTGGCGCGCTGCTGGCCATGGTCGCGCTGTTCTCGGCCCTGAGCAGCCATTTTTTGTCCTATGACACCTTCAGCACCTTGGCCAACCAGATTCCGGACCTGATGGTGTTGGCGGTCGGCATGACCTTCATCCTGATCATCGGCGGCATCGATCTGTCGGTGGGCTCGGTGCTGGCGCTGGCGGCATCGACGGTCAGCGTGGCCGTGCTCGGCTGGGGCTGGAGCGTCTGGCCGTCGGCGTTGCTCGGCATGGCCGTGGCGGCGCTGGCGGGGACGGTCACCGGTTCGATTACCGTGGCGTGGCGGATTCCATCGTTCATCGTCTCCCTCGGTGTGCTGGAGATGGCCCGTGGCCTGGCGTACCAGATGACTGGCTCGCGTACCGCCTATATCGGCGACTCGTTCGCCTGGCTGTCCAACCCCATCGCCTTTGGCATTTCGCCTTCGTTCATCATCGCCTTGCTGGTGATCTTCATTGCCCAGGCGGTGCTGACCCGTACGGTGTTCGGTCGCTACCTGATCGGCATCGGCACCAATGAAGAGGCCGTGCGCCTGGCCGGTATCAATCCAAAGCCCTACAAGATCCTGGTGTTCAGCCTGATGGGCTTGCTGGCCGGCGTGGCCGCGTTGTTCCAGATTTCGCGCCTGGAGGCGGCGGATCCGAACGCTGGCTCAGGTCTGGAACTGCAGGTCATCGCTGCGGTGGTCATTGGCGGCACCAGCCTGATGGGTGGGCGTGGTTCGGTCATCAGCACCTTCTTTGGCGTGCTGATCATCTCGGTGCTGGCGGCGGGCCTGGCGCAGATCGGCGCCACTGAACCGACCAAGCGCATCATTACCGGCGCGGTGATCGTGGTGGCGGTCGTGCTCGATACCTATCGCAGCCAGCGCGCCAGTCGGCGGGGCTGAACCATGGCGACGATCAAGGATGTAGCAGCGCTCGCGGGGATTTCCTACACCACCGTGTCCCACGTGGTGAACAAGACGCGGCCGGTCAGCGAAGAGGTGCGGCTCAAGGTCGAGGCGGCCATCGAGCGCCTGGACTACGTGCCCAGCGCCGTGGCCCGGTCGCTCAAGGCCAAGACCACGGCGACCATCGGCCTGTTGGTGCCCAACGCCCTCAACCCATACTTTGCCGAGCTGGCCCGGGGTATCGAGGATTACTGTGAGCGCAACGGCTATTGCGTGATCCTGTGTAACTCCGACGATAACGCGGACAAGCAACGCAGCTACCTGCGGGTGCTGCTGGAAAAGCGCATCGACGGATTGATCTTCGCGTCCGCCGGCGGCGATGTCGGCCTGGCCGAGGGCCTGGCCAACGTGCGCACGCCCATGGTGATTGTCGACCGCGGGCTCGATGGCGTCGACGCCGACCTGGTGCGCATTGACCATGAATACGGCGCTTACCTGGCGACCCGGCACCTGTTGGAGCTGGGGCACCGCGACATCGCCTTCATCGGTGGCCCGGCCGATACCAGCGTGGCGCAAATGCGCCTGGCCGGTTACTGCCGGGCGCTGAAAGAGGCCGGAATCGAACTGCCCGTCGAGCGTATGCTCGAGAGTGATTTCACCAGTACCGGCGGCTACCGAGCCGCCGCGCAACTGCTGGAGCAGCAGCCGCCGAGCGCGATTTTTGCGGCCAACGACATGATCGGCATCGGTGTGCTGCGCGCCGCCGCTGAACGCAACGTGCGCGTGCCCAGCGAACTGTCGGTCATCGGTTTCGATGACATCCAGATGAGCCGATATGTCTACCCGGCGTTGACCACGGTAGGGCAGTCGATCCTGCAACTTGGCGAGATGGCGGCCGAAGTGCTGCTGCGACGAATTGCGACGCCAGGCCTTGCCACCGACCAGCGGATCGTGACGCCGAGTATTGTCTTGCGAGAGTCGACTGCGCCGCTGTCCGGCACATTCGCCCAATACCGCTGAACCGAATTGATGAGTAGTGATGTATGCCAGCAAAAGTAGTGGTAATAGGCAGCCTAAACATGGACCTGGTGACCCGGGCGCCGCGTCTGCCGCGTGGTGGTGAAACACTGATTGGCGAGTCGTTCTCCACCATCCCGGGCGGCAAGGGCGCCAACCAGGCGGTGGCCGCCGCGCGCTTGGGCGCGAAGGTGTCGATGGTCGGTTGTGTGGGCAGCGATGCCTACGGCGAGCAATTGCGTGGCGGGCTGTTGGCCGAGGGTATCGACTGCCAGGCGGTCAGTGTGGAGGAGGGTGCCAGCGGCGTGGCGCTGATCATCGTCGACGACAACAGCCAGAACGCGATCGTTATCGTCGCCGGTGCCAACGGTGCGCTCACCCCTGAAGTCCTGGGCGGTGTCGATGAAGTACTGCAAAGCGCCGATGTCATCATCTGCCAGCTCGAAGTGCCGGATGCCACCGTTGGCCATGCCCTCAAGCGCGGTCGTGAGCTGGGCAAGATCGTCATCCTCAACCCGGCGCCGGCCTCCCACACATTGCCGGTCGATTGGTACGCCTGCGTCGATTACCTGATTCCCAATGAAAGCGAAGCCGCAGTCTTGAGCGGACTTTCGGTGGATTCCCTTGAAACCGCCGAAGCCGCCGCAGCGCATCTGATCGCCGCCGGGGCTGGCAAGGTGATCGTGACGCTGGGCGCCCAGGGTCTGATGTTCGCCAACGGCACAAGTTTCGAACACTTCCCAGCCCCGCGGGTCAAGGCGGTGGACACCACGGCGGCCGGCGACACTTTTGTCGGCGGCTTCGCGGCAGCCTTGGCCAGTGGCAAAAGCGAGGTCGATGCGATTCGTTTCGGCCAGGTCGCCGCGGCGCTGTCGGTCACCCGCGCTGGCGCGCAGCCTTCAATCCCCACGTTGCTGGAAGTACAGGCCTTCAAATCATGAAAAAGACGCCGTTGTTGAATGTGGCACTGTCGCGACTGATCGCTTCCCTCGGCCATGGCGACAAAGTGGTCATCGGTGATGCCGGGCTACCGGTACCGCCCCAGGTCGAATTGATCGACCTGGCCCTGACCCATGGCATCCCGGATTTTGTCAGCACCTTGAAAGTGGTGCTCAGCGAAATGCAGGTAGAAAGCCATGTCCTGGCCGAGGAAATCCTCGATAAGCAACCGTCGGCCTTGACGACCCTGGAAGCGCTGCATGCCGAAGGCGCGTTGGGCGAGCGGGAACTGGTCAGTCATGAACAGTTCAAGGTCATCAGCCGACAAGCTCGGGCGATCATTCGCACAGGCGAGTGTTCTCCATACTGCAACATCGTGCTGATCGCTGGAGTCACGTTCTAACCTGTCAACCCTGCACAAGGAGTGCGCCATGCACCGCTATGCTCAGAAAATGCATCAACTGTTCCGGAGTCTGCTGCTTTTGTCATTGATCACCGCTACAAGCGCCCAGGCGGCGGAAAAGATCGACCTGATCATCGACACCGACCCGGGGGCCGATGACGTGGTAGCGCTGCTGTTCGCCCTGGCGTCCCCTGAAGAGCTCCATATCCGCGCGCTGACCACCGTCGCCGGCAATGTTCGCCTGGACAAGACCTCCCGCAATGCTCGCCTGGCGCGAGAGTGGGCGGGGCGCGAAGACGTGCCGGTGTATGCCGGGGCGCCGAAACCGCTGATGCGCACGCCGATCTACGCGGAAAACATCCATGGCAAGGAAGGCCTGTCGGGTGTCACCGTCCACGAGCCGAAGAAAGGCCTGGCCGAGGGCAATGCCGTCAACTACCTGATCGACACGCTCAAGGCCGCCAAGCCCCACAGCATCACCATTGCCATGCTCGGCCCG harbors:
- the cysS gene encoding cysteine--tRNA ligase; the encoded protein is MLTIYNTLTKSKEVFKPLDGNKVRMYVCGMTVYDYCHIGHGRSMVAFDLVTRWLRFSGYDLTYVRNITDIEDKIINRARENGEPYDALTERMIEAMHEDEARLNILKPDLEPRATDHIPGMLSMIQTLIDKGYAYAPGNGDVYYRVAKFMGYGKLSRKKIEDLRIGARIEVDESKQDPLDFVLWKAAKPGEPSWESPWGAGRPGWHIECSVMSTCCLGETFDIHGGGSDLEFPHHENEIAQSEAATGKTYANAWMHCGMIRINGEKMSKSLNNFFTIRDVLEKYHPEVIRYLLVSSHYRSAINYSEDNLKDAKGALERFYHALKGMPNVPAAGGEAFVARFTEVMNDDFGTPEACAVLFEMVREINRLRESDLNAAAGLAARLKELASVLGVLQLEADDFLQAGAEGRVDAVEVEALIQARLTARANKDWAESDRIRDQLTAMGVVLEDGKGGTTWRLAD
- a CDS encoding DUF2214 family protein gives rise to the protein MLTHWSLAAIHLLAFALGLWAVLTRGTALRRLAGGVDAVRNVLIADNVWGVSALVLLVTGGMRAFGGYEKGTDYYLHQPLFHLKMTLLLLILLLEIAPMIALIKWRMARGKGAAIDSSKAGRLARISHIEALLLILMVVAATGMARGVSMG
- the csrA gene encoding carbon storage regulator CsrA, whose amino-acid sequence is MLILTRKVGESINIGDDITITILGVSGQQVRIGINAPKNVAVHREEIYQRIQAGLTAPDKPQTP
- a CDS encoding endonuclease, which codes for MSVRCLAFLLVFITMGAQAGAPRTFNEAKKVAWKLYAPQSTEFYCGCKYTGNRVNLAACGYVPRKNASRAARIEWEHIVPAWQIGHQRQCWQQGGRKNCTRYDPVYQRAEADLHNLVPSIGEVNGDRSNFSFGWLPVQKGQYGSCLTQVDFKAKKVMPRPSIRGMIARTYFYMSKQYGLRLSKQDRRLYEAWDKTYPVESWERQRNQSVACVMGRGNEFVGPVNLKACG
- a CDS encoding DUF1654 domain-containing protein, giving the protein MPTVKYCMHVQLNKDNPVATPSAATTPLDSYTRLGLRVSKIINSPTAQKAKAALIFRLPDEPVDEWERLLEEIDENDNVTLAYRDDGGVQVFWVVPKED
- a CDS encoding sugar ABC transporter substrate-binding protein, producing MKLPFAGRLLAVAMLAAASAALPLSSAFAQTAEKPKVALVMKSLANEFFLTMEDGAKAYQKEHSADFDLISNGIKDETDTANQIRIVEQMIVSKVDALIIAPADSKAMVPVIKKAVDAGITVINIDNQLDPTVVKSKNINVPFVGPDNRKGARLVGEYLAKELKAGDEVGIIEGVSTTTNAQARTAGFKDAMEAAQIKVVSLQSGDWEINKGNQVAASMLSEYPNIKALLAGNDSMAVGAVSAVRAAGKAGKVQVVGYDNINAIKPMLKDGRVLATADQFAAKQAVFGIETALKILKGEKVDSGTNGVIETPVELVTK
- a CDS encoding sugar ABC transporter ATP-binding protein, which gives rise to MSVCDPNAVLSVSGIGKTYAQPVLTGIDLTLMRGEVLALTGENGAGKSTLSKIIGGLVTPTTGHMQFQGQDYRPGSRTQAEELGVRMVMQELNLLPTLSVAENLFLDNLPSVGGWISRKQLRKAAIEAMAQVGLDAIDPNTLVGELGIGHQQMVEIARNLIGDCHVLILDEPTAMLTAREVEMLFEQITRLQARGVSIIYISHRLEELARVAQRIAVLRDGNLVCVEPMANYDSEQLVTLMVGRELGEHIDLGPRQIGAPALTVKGLTRADKVRDVSFEVRSGEIFGISGLIGAGRTELLRLIFGADTADSGTVALGSPAQVVSIRSPSDAVAHGIALITEDRKGEGLLLTQSIAANIALGNMPEISSAGLVNGSAELALAQRQVNAMRIRSSSPTQLVSELSGGNQQKVVIGRWLERDCAVMLFDEPTRGIDVGAKFDIYALLGELTRQGKALVVVSSDLRELMLICDRIGVLSAGRLIDTFERDSWTQDDLLAAAFAGYQKRDALLNEAAPRDLS
- a CDS encoding ABC transporter permease: MKTASAVGKSSGNFYGLGTYLGLAGALLAMVALFSALSSHFLSYDTFSTLANQIPDLMVLAVGMTFILIIGGIDLSVGSVLALAASTVSVAVLGWGWSVWPSALLGMAVAALAGTVTGSITVAWRIPSFIVSLGVLEMARGLAYQMTGSRTAYIGDSFAWLSNPIAFGISPSFIIALLVIFIAQAVLTRTVFGRYLIGIGTNEEAVRLAGINPKPYKILVFSLMGLLAGVAALFQISRLEAADPNAGSGLELQVIAAVVIGGTSLMGGRGSVISTFFGVLIISVLAAGLAQIGATEPTKRIITGAVIVVAVVLDTYRSQRASRRG
- a CDS encoding LacI family DNA-binding transcriptional regulator, giving the protein MATIKDVAALAGISYTTVSHVVNKTRPVSEEVRLKVEAAIERLDYVPSAVARSLKAKTTATIGLLVPNALNPYFAELARGIEDYCERNGYCVILCNSDDNADKQRSYLRVLLEKRIDGLIFASAGGDVGLAEGLANVRTPMVIVDRGLDGVDADLVRIDHEYGAYLATRHLLELGHRDIAFIGGPADTSVAQMRLAGYCRALKEAGIELPVERMLESDFTSTGGYRAAAQLLEQQPPSAIFAANDMIGIGVLRAAAERNVRVPSELSVIGFDDIQMSRYVYPALTTVGQSILQLGEMAAEVLLRRIATPGLATDQRIVTPSIVLRESTAPLSGTFAQYR
- the rbsK gene encoding ribokinase; the encoded protein is MPAKVVVIGSLNMDLVTRAPRLPRGGETLIGESFSTIPGGKGANQAVAAARLGAKVSMVGCVGSDAYGEQLRGGLLAEGIDCQAVSVEEGASGVALIIVDDNSQNAIVIVAGANGALTPEVLGGVDEVLQSADVIICQLEVPDATVGHALKRGRELGKIVILNPAPASHTLPVDWYACVDYLIPNESEAAVLSGLSVDSLETAEAAAAHLIAAGAGKVIVTLGAQGLMFANGTSFEHFPAPRVKAVDTTAAGDTFVGGFAAALASGKSEVDAIRFGQVAAALSVTRAGAQPSIPTLLEVQAFKS
- the rbsD gene encoding D-ribose pyranase, which encodes MKKTPLLNVALSRLIASLGHGDKVVIGDAGLPVPPQVELIDLALTHGIPDFVSTLKVVLSEMQVESHVLAEEILDKQPSALTTLEALHAEGALGERELVSHEQFKVISRQARAIIRTGECSPYCNIVLIAGVTF